A genomic stretch from Physeter macrocephalus isolate SW-GA chromosome 12, ASM283717v5, whole genome shotgun sequence includes:
- the LOC102975340 gene encoding protein FAM136A-like, translating to MAELQQLRAQDAVDSMMKSLERENIWKMQGLMYRCSAGYCEDSQASMQQVHQCIERRHAPLAQAQALVTRELEKFQDSLARCTMHCNDNAKGSIDAGSKELQVKRQLESCVTKCVDDHMNLIPAMTKKMKKSLSSIGK from the coding sequence ATGGCGGAGCTGCAGCAGCTCCGCGCGCAGGACGCGGTGGACTCTATGATGAAGAGTCTGGAGAGAGAGAACATCTGGAAGATGCAGGGCCTCATGTACCGGTGCAGCGCCGGCTATTGTGAGGATAGCCAGGCCTCCATGCAGCAAGTGCACCAGTGCATTGAGCGCCGCCATGCACCTCTGGCTCAAGCCCAGGCCCTGGTGACCAGAGAGTTGGAGAAGTTCCAGGACAGCCTGGCCCGGTGCACTATGCATTGCAACGACAATGCCAAAGGTTCAATAGATGCGGGGAGTAAAGAGCTTCAGGTGAAGCGGCAGCTGGAGAGCTGTGTGACCAAGTGTGTGGATGACCACATGAACCTCATCCCAGCCATGACCAAGAAGATGAAGAAGTCTCTCTCATCCATTGGGAAATAG